Proteins encoded within one genomic window of Fragaria vesca subsp. vesca linkage group LG1, FraVesHawaii_1.0, whole genome shotgun sequence:
- the LOC101315381 gene encoding CYSTM1 family protein A-like: MSHYNQHQAPVGVPPPQGYPPKDAYPPPGYPPQGYAPQQGYPQQGYPQQGYPQQGYPPQQGYAQPPPQQKSSSCLEGCLAALCCCCLLDACF, encoded by the exons ATGAGTCACTACAATCAGCACCAGGCTCCGGTTGGTGTCCCTCCTCCTCAGG GTTACCCTCCCAAGGATGCATACCCTCCTCCAGGGTACCCTCCACAAGGGTATGCACCTCAACAGGGCTACCCACAGCAGGGATACCCACAGCAGGGATACCCACAACAGGGCTACCCACCACAACAGGGATATGCTCAGCCTCCTCCTCAACAGAAGAGCTCTAGTTGCCTTGAAGGATG TCTAGCGGCGCTTTGCTGTTGTTGCTTGTTGGATGCTTGCTTCTGA